In the genome of Prosthecobacter dejongeii, the window CGCGTCGCAGGCAGCCTTTACTGGATGAGTCGCTACCTGGAACGAGCTGAAAACCTCGCTCGTCTTGTGGACGTCAATTTGCAGATCATCCTAGATTTCGGCCAAGTCTCTGACGAGACCATGAAAGAGCACTGGCTACCCATTCTTCGCTCTACGGGTGATGAGGACCTCTTTTTCCAACTTTACGAAGTCGCCGACAGCGAAAGCGTGATGGAGTTTGTCACCTTCCGTCAGGAGAACCCCAATTCGCTCCTCACCTGCATCGGCAACGCCCGTGAAAACGCCCGCCAGGTGCGTGACCAAATCTCCAGCGAGATGTGGGAGGTGCTAAATGACGCCTACCACTTCATCAAAAACAGTGACCCTGAAAACATCTGGGATGGCGGAGCCAGCGCCTTTTACGACCAGATCAAATACTACTCCCATCTTTTCCAGGGCATCACCGTTTCCACCTTCTCTCGAAACGAGGGCTTCGAGTTCATCCAGTTTGGCAAATACTTGGAGCGTGCGGATAAAACCACGCGCCTCATGGACATGAAGTACCACATCCTCCTGCCCAAGGTCACGGATGTGGGCGGTGCCGTAGATGCCGCGCAGTGGCAGGCCGTGCTCCGTTCCGCCAGTGCGGTAGAGCCTTACCGTCGCTTTTACGTCGCTGATATTCTTTTCGCCAAGGTCA includes:
- a CDS encoding alpha-E domain-containing protein, which produces MPKSPPTQEEVARHKQANVMLSRVAGSLYWMSRYLERAENLARLVDVNLQIILDFGQVSDETMKEHWLPILRSTGDEDLFFQLYEVADSESVMEFVTFRQENPNSLLTCIGNARENARQVRDQISSEMWEVLNDAYHFIKNSDPENIWDGGASAFYDQIKYYSHLFQGITVSTFSRNEGFEFIQFGKYLERADKTTRLMDMKYHILLPKVTDVGGAVDAAQWQAVLRSASAVEPYRRFYVADILFAKVIEFLIFEDTFPRSLMFCLQQMDDFAHLIAGTPAGEYRSEGEHRFGKFLNNLNFTTTKDIIGRGLHEFLAEVQREIGALGEHLYTTFMYHPPVDMQAEIRFHQQQEQQQQ